In one Drosophila albomicans strain 15112-1751.03 chromosome X, ASM965048v2, whole genome shotgun sequence genomic region, the following are encoded:
- the LOC117578211 gene encoding uncharacterized protein LOC117578211, with product MSDTGDDVIEVNGDSPYSRAKLQQLRACAPFVRTLVTTFKHKMAEEQWTKLNMLMELLESENMSSAMFARCTESKLTNIETMINKVKSKYEPLLHPTEVIVIDGDQPSTSTAARRNASRASKGKSQEASTSGTATSTAAAKTNAVNGIAKKAPAVAPRKPVFDIKSTATLRRAKTVAPAAKAPETKNKPFVPAAKLPTPKAANPTNLESERCANLPAPTASNPKTITAKNAAEKTQLKEMSTAVKETIPLNFGSIASQKRRANPPAPSPELTIVQDDLLERRSTAATIVDREPERLVAAEISAPKPDFERRSNPPKPTKPTSGVNLGLEPSLAARLSDIDSSIGSRRVDYVRRSPRNTQTPMHSTSLTDATLAKSSVFVRRSAVVPVPTADAETQRRSNPPAPAALEEARKKLAALAATPETTPASPSDCTDPRGRSGSYVSQIPPKASVSPIQSSAKGPTSWPRKENIPVKKFPLPQSIPVIGSSSGSSAKPTTHTSPPTTKSIPVIGSPANINNNSKHNANLNMPNALHGSINLNRAPSLNNLSPGNVDGFANGFNNGQEASSTRRYGNLGAINGAGSRDPRRAKWGQSNGPQQQQQPQQHPTGSQYSPQGGGQRRGGPSGWQTSNNPGNYNSYNPGSNPNGGNTNNNNPGWNNNNNNNSHFINGSPNFNYNNRPMFNRATSLGGGVSNAPQGPGNNNINGPPYSGAPRTYREHLAAKAKQQEMQRQLEANEKQRQLEAAEKQRQLEAAEKQRQLEAAEKQRQLEAAEKQRQLDAAAAAEKKRKLQEAEKQLDDGQAVAAPSRMESDNVQLDTSYRNVVLTGTTNKKLDFKIPKKASLEKLSRTNEVRGQNNDKTNKCEESIGVDNNNSEEQSSSKSNKTNKSSKSHKVAKTVHVDKEKSDSAEKVSKSDKTVDKEKADKSKKVVKVDKADSDKTDNSDAKHSSCSAAKKNKSENKKDEDVDETSNKPETPEKEKTKHSSKDKSPAEKSNSNENKEKKKPTADNTDNVENEPPSVVETNEKQSANKQSEVESADSHQMSPKRNRSQSKHLKGSKSTASPTRKDDELQETAVEDDPVPTVVQPNVEQNTEHHAIECKQEKVVSEGLPKLPKLKVVLGPNAHAMVVIPSDAINTTKSPLKEMPELKRILKRRKSMMPTASKPIVDKLELFGGVSLNYEDLVDHQREQQQLSNTANDEVTAEKVEVAQSSQQRVNRNLAIMFEKTSDNCSVSTQNILAGKRRSRLNELTLNETQLSRNVFNPRTIRPKRDSSKAGANADSPKRKRGRPRKDPGESPDKPVNQPAAKTAVPPAPASDAENLLPPPPKKKSKRSELEQLNDDIAQMYYANDVIHATGRRACSAQRRGSSTSSSISNSTSAEFAPYIRNVARRGRHYEAGRGFNRAAFKAQQVLRRQTTKKLRVRVARCVQLEQMLKESKNEKTSARSKNATCLVKNVNPEWHSQSSAVTSCVICAQNVRFAVSHYVQHHGEFYGARLPPNKLENLRAGKLSRPIYRTSGSVTKYNHVCVFCQKQLEIKNTSWVEHYARHTGEFNFQCSSCKSPRYRQHEGDQHVLRCKPGARLLAISSYRRTAPVVIYVCRLCNFCQLSQHNLKKHLQVHHEISEPTQMDLNQQLTIYTTENVPAASTKAAAKRLIARHKSEMAKLNKKKQSPTSKTNPKVRKKPISNKAKTEPPEQAISQPVNEQQAESMGSASDILGMPPTRPDEEQLLVINECKLEQNEYLQSSSQTERVKDATMPPAEAEPNSDVEVELDVDDTSSPKLEVSIAISATPIPGEFLANETVAEEDPLSTAEELIRNVEQEEVPEVAQQPEPEKEVEQPQQVEQQVEQQAQVAIEQADEEMSESQPDANQDLDQQQTSEQNIEQQQVLDVDVDMGAEQEPHVEEQKENELEPDVEGELTSEQRRKGSSSNKSLFRNFNKFCNKLKSRGSRSSTSSSTNSIGSASGSNVKGKPSNSPDHSSLECEVPELNSQPEVIVDLPSAPTVSPSETEIIPIQYMICVQNVAFRLRGSPTLKPAYYCRVPDCLFLFSNEIEGLENHFTRSHPSLRWNGSCTECSLPVKEVPDNLTIREELRHMVQVHVDEIGAHKPPEPAVEDAPPEPVLPKLRVRRFTGDRLVPEADQAIESEAVPRELVDENTTLRSLLLAQSRPPSHQQQQLNAAGVGEFLCAKTPSTTVDVADVINRDSELGLQINHVYSLADTSIPLITGETVPLPVATNDDYVITQSLTQNYEGPIPTEINISIEPRLTSSPPRNDRTQIAGNRFRCMAPNCNYCSHTVMCIREHMKFHSFSFGPKDYLQCSYCSHVGKDVDEYVQHGVLQHGLASREELQEPNLSTSVALSQRIRDVLKERRAPLALSTSAATASDTNQTSNLTTLEEATANAAEANNNTSICAIFDELLKDTGFTDDRLYACPFKGCNVNLTEEAFVNHVRYHKSSNPNAGPLICKFCSQMFEKPIALRSHLQHMHHRHEYFCSICLETTVDQRLMLHHVRAMHNSEFQKLNCQQIFLDLTAAFDAVAMPKCWLSAMEQPFLQKQMENFLGRLIEELRLRRTRNKLIYKPSEMHLIAKTHLISKTHGGGQGQLQCGECQHLTYSKDLYNHLQQHRELAVRLAYPPEEAIPDVRQPNQQELITTVEASTSSQSVAQPNADEVELAIAPAKLPVAGRQTVVTPRFHFVPKEVRYKCGVPDCGQHFDTELGLSQHLSTQHSYGDCFKCPHCRYEDHLLILEKVLEHLKYHKRYVYQCGACSSFAPKRSIVDRHIHNKHPSKFGADVDVIIHKRDDLTMHTKLAAVRWFKSLNLPHTSSDEWFCNLCHAVLATEQQMIRHTAVAHQRMYQYCCPYCEYGYKDLTRIILHIRRSHASKRIQPLQCYLRIKCKNRQTLGFICNTCHEPTNSLHKMGNHCLQAHLNRFQYKCRHCDFGHSQIRPVAVHMTQEHPGLPGLPIQQFDRLSNDMPDDDFWNMAQIFASKGHVEPSEAISSNNHAQAVQIFEPIELSSDEEDDQTNNAASAQKQYEFACSHCTETRHNIDELRSQHWAIKHPEHPFYFCVQPQLCCPVCYGFKGSAKALLEEHLPNVHHRRTLVACDVRQMRECGYCNKTYKEWPELVQHMTIEAHLANDLKNLTDGELNELIEMGSTENEYYQCNLCRVLMPSNVAIALHGTVEHSDVEDTFSFRLVKNAIIYHCSFCMYASVDELETLRHMLDHCKRFGTCHLCAEHLNSGFDEYIQHCYSSHRDQVDNFDVIHPYDEMKKFLMQVLYQFQNGLIISKSSLRDTRFSHERAIHQLYNELRSKAAKPPIPRMLFSQLQSRHVTATLQLNTTTTTTPTAMPRIQQRRKTLNPNDMQQLFTQQQQQQLAARHVNKPNVIWHTSFTGKSATPSQQQQQQIQILPTSSTAVAPPKPLPILQRIAKRRNTYVDPGMFLAKRPCLQ from the exons ATGAGTGACACAGGGGATGATGTCATCGAGGTAAATGGGGACTCCCCATATAGTCGGGCAAAGCTGCAGCAGTTACGCGCTTGTGCTCCCTTTGTGAGGACCTTGGTGACGACCTTTAAACATAAGATGGCCGAAGAGCAATGGACAAAACTTAACATGCTCATGGAACTCTTGGAGAGCGAGAA CATGTCGTCGGCGATGTTTGCGCGCTGTACGGAGTCGAAGCTGACAAATATTGAGACGATGATTAACAAAGTCAAGTCCAAATATGAACCT TTATTGCATCCCACAGAGGTGATCGTCATAGATGGCGACCAGCCAAGCACTTCCACAGCAGCGAGGCGCAATGCAAGTAGAGCCAGTAAAGGCAAGAGTCAAGAGGCTAGCACTTCTGGAACTGCCACTTCAACTGCCGCCGCCAAGACGAATGCTGTCAATGGAATAGCTAAGAAGGCGCCAGCAGTTGCACCTAGGAAACCAGTATTCGATATTAAATCGACGGCAACGTTGCGCCGTGCAAAGACTGTGGCCCCTGCTGCTAAGGCGCcagaaactaaaaacaaacCCTTTGTGCCGGCAGCTAAATTGCCAACGCCAAAAGCAGCAAATCCAACAAATTTGGAATCAGAGCGATGTGCTAATCTACCAGCACCAACGGCATCAAACCCAAAGACAATAACAGCTAAAAATGCAGCTGAGAAAACGCAGCTAAAGGAGATGTCAACTGCTGTCAAGGAGACAATTCCTTTGAACTTTGGCTCAATTGCGTCACAAAAGCGTCGTGCAAATCCACCAGCTCCCAGTCCTGAGTTAACAATTGTTCAGGATGACCTGTTGGAAAGGAGGTCGACTGCTGCCACGATTGTTGATCGCGAGCCTGAGCGTCTTGTAGCAGCAGAGATTTCGGCACCTAAGCCTGACTTTGAGCGTCGCTCGAATCCGCCTAAACCGACAAAGCCAACAAGTGGTGTAAATCTGGGTCTCGAACCCTCACTTGCTGCCCGATTGTCCGACATAGACTCGTCGATTGGCAGCAGACGCGTGGATTATGTACGCAGATCTCCAAGGAACACACAAACGCCAATGCATTCAACTTCGTTGACCGATGCCACGTTGGCCAAGTCGTCAGTTTTCGTGCGACGATCAGCTGTTGTTCCCGTACCAACAGCTGATGCGGAGACTCAGCGCCGATCGAATCCTCCGGCACCTGCTGCTTTAGAGGAGGCGCGCAAGAAGTTGGCGGCATTGGCGGCTACACCGGAAACAACACCTGCTTCACCATCTGATTGCACTGATCCACGTGGTCGCAGTGGAAGCTATGTCTCCCAAATACCACCTAAGGCAAGTGTGTCGCCCATCCAATCGAGTGCGAAAGGTCCGACGAGTTGGCCCCGAAAGGAGAACATTCCAGTTAAGAAATTTCCATTACCTCAGTCCATACCAGTGATTGGATCATCCAGCGGTAGTTCGGCAAAGCCAACGACTCACACATCGCCGCCAACTACCAAATCGATCCCGGTGATTGGCTCTCCagcaaacatcaacaacaacagcaagcacaATGCCAACTTGAACATGCCGAACGCATTGCATGGttcaatcaatttgaataGGGCACCGAGTCTGAATAACCTGTCGCCAGGTAATGTTGATGGTTTTGCCAACGGATTTAATAATGGACAAGAGGCCTCTAGTACTCGACGCTATGGCAATCTTGGTGCAATCAACGGCGCGGGCTCACGTGATCCACGTCGTGCTAAATGGGGTCAGAGCAATGGaccccaacagcagcagcaacctcaACAACACCCAACAGGATCACAGTATTCACCACAAGGTGGCGGACAACGGCGTGGAGGTCCATCCGGTTGGCAGACATCCAATAATCCAGGCAACTACAACAGCTACAATCCCGGTAGCAATCCGAATGGAGGGAacaccaataataataatccaggctggaacaacaacaataataacaacagtcACTTTATCAACGGAAGTCCGAATTTCAACTACAATAACCGACCCATGTTCAATCGTGCTACAAGTCTCGGTGGCGGTGTGTCCAATGCCCCTCAAGGAcccggcaacaacaacatcaacggTCCGCCATATTCAGGGGCACCGCGCACTTATCGCGAGCATCTGGCGGCTAAGGCCAAGCAGCAGGAGATGCAGCGTCAGCTGGAGGCGAACGAAAAGCAGCGTCAGCTTGAGGCAGCCGAAAAGCAACGTCAGCTTGAGGCAGCCGAAAAGCAGCGTCAGCTTGAGGCAGCCGAAAAGCAACGACAGCTTGAGGCAGCTGAAAAGCAACGACAGCTGGATGCGGCGGCCGCGGcagaaaaaaagcgaaagctGCAAGAAGCTGAGAAGCAGCTTGACGACGGACAAGCGGTTGCGGCACCATCCCGCATGGAGAGCGATAACGTCCAACTAGACACATCGTATCGAAATGTGGTGTTGACGGGCACCACCAACAAGAAGCTCGACTTCAAGATACCAAAGAAGGCGAGTTTGGAAAAACTGTCGCGAACAAATGAGGTAAGAGGTCAGAATAATGATAAAACCAATAAGTGCGAAGAGTCGATCGGCgttgacaataataatagtgaaGAGCAAAGCTCCAGCAAGTcgaataaaacaaacaaatcgagTAAGAGCCATAAAGTAGCAAAAACAGTTCATGTTGATAAAGAAAAATCGGATAGTGCGGAAAAAGTGTCTAAAAGTGATAAAACGGTAGATAAGGAAAAAGCGGACAAGTCGAAGAAAGTGGTTAAAGTCGATAAAGCTGACTCGGATAAAACGGATAATTCTGACGCAAAACATAGTTCGTGTAGTGCggcgaaaaaaaacaaatcggAAAATAAGAAAGACGAGGATGTCGACGAAACGTCCAATAAACCTGAAACACcggaaaaagaaaagacaaagCATTCGAGCAAAGATAAGAGTCCAGCGGAAAAGTCTAATTCGAACGAGAACAAGGAGAAAAAGAAACCGACGGCAGACAATACAGACAACGTTGAAAATGAACCACCAAGCGTGGTTGAAACTAACGAGAAACAATCAGCGAACAAACAATCCGAAGTGGAATCGGCAGACTCGCATCAAATGTCCCCAAAACGCAATcgcagccaaagcaaacatCTCAAAGGCAGCAAGTCGACTGCAAGTCCAACAAGAAAGGACGATGAGCTGCAGGAAACTGCCGTCGAAGATGATCCGGTACCGACTGTGGTTCAGCCGAATGTTGAACAAAATACCGAACACCATGCAATCGAGTGTAAGCAAGAAAAAGTAGTGTCCGAAGGGTTGCCCAAGCTGCCAAAGTTAAAAGTGGTGCTAGGACCCAATGCGCATGCAATGGTTGTTATACCGAGCGAtgcaataaatacaacaaagtCACCATTGAAAGAAATGCCAGAGTTGAAACGCATATTGAAACGTCGCAAATCGATGATGCCGACCGCGAGTAAACCGATAGTCGATAAGTTGGAACTCTTTGGTGGTGTTAGTCTCAATTACGAGGATCTCGTCGACCATCAacgagaacagcaacagctcagCAACACCGCCAATGACGAGGTGACGGCTGAGAAAGTTGAAGTTGCGCAGTCCTCGCAGCAACGTGTCAATAGAAATTTGGCCATCATGTTCGAAAAGACCAGCGACAATTGCAGCGTCTCCACGCAAAATATTTTGGCCGGCAAGCGGCGATCGCGCCTGAACGAGCTAACGCTGAACGAGACACAGCTCAGCCGGAATGTCTTTAATCCGCGGACTATCAGGCCAAAAAGAGATTCCTCGAAGGCTGGGGCAAATGCTGATTCGCCCAAACGCAAAAGGGGGCGACCCCGCAAAGACCCTGGAGAGTCCCCAGACAAGCCAGTAAATCAGCCAGCGGCAAAGACCGCAGTTCCACCAGCGCCTGCAAGTGATGCTGAGAATCTGCTCCCACCACCGCCCAAGAAGAAGTCCAAACGCAGTGAGCTGGAACAGCTCAACGATGACATTGCCCAAATGTATTATGCAAACGATGTGATTCACGCCACCGGACGTCGGGCATGCTCCGCTCAACGACGCGGGAGCAGCACAAGTAGCAGTATTAGTAACAGCACCAGCGCTGAGTTTGCACCGTATATACGTAATGTGGCGCGTCGCGGACGTCACTATGAGGCTGGTCGAGGCTTTAATCGTGCTGCATTTAAGGCACAACAGGTTTTGCGTCGTCAGACAACTAAAAAACTCCGAGTGCGTGTTGCACGTTGTGTGCAATTAGAGCAAATGCTCAAGGAgtcgaaaaacgaaaaaacctCAGCTCGTTCGAAGAATGCGACGTGTCTGGTGAAGAATGTGAATCCTGAATGGCATTCACAGTCATCGGCCGTCACCAGTTGTGTAATTTGTGCCCAGAACGTTAGATTCGCAGTGTCGCATTATGTGCAACATCACGGCGAGTTCTACGGTGCTCGTTTGCCACCTAATAAGCTGGAGAACTTGCGAGCCGGGAAGCTCTCGCGTCCAATCTACCGCACAAGTGGATCGGTTACCAAATATAATCATGTGTGTGTCTTTTGCCAGAAGCAGCTGGAGATAAAGAACACCAGTTGGGTTGAACATTATGCGCGTCACACCGGCGAATTTAATTTTCAGTGTTCGAGCTGTAAAAGTCCCCGGTATCGTCAACATGAGGGGGATCAACATGTGTTAAGATGTAAACCAGGAGCGCGCTTATTAGCTATATCGTCCTATCGACGGACTGCACCGGTTGTAATCTATGTGTGTCGCCTTTGCAACTTTTGCCAACTAAGCCAGCACAATTTGAAAAAGCATCTGCAAGTTCATCATGAGATCTCCGAGCCCACGCAGATGGATCTCAATCAGCAGCTGACTATCTATACTACCGAAAATGTGCCTGCGGCCAGTACAAAAGCGGCAGCCAAGCGCTTGATTGCACGACACAAGAGTGAGATGGCGAAgcttaataaaaagaaacagtCGCCAACATCCAAGACGAATCCAAAAGTGCGCAAGAAGCCCATCAGCAACAAGGCCAAGACGGAGCCCCCTGAGCAAGCCATCAGTCAGCCAGTGAATGAGCAGCAAGCAGAGTCGATGGGCAGTGCCAGTGACATCCTGGGCATGCCACCAACTCGACCAGACGAGGAGCAGCTGCTCGTCATCAATGAATGCAAGCTCGAACAAAACGAATATCTACAAAGCTCTTCACAGACTGAGCGAGTTAAAGACGCTACGATGCCGCCTGCAGAGGCAGAGCCGAATTCAGACGTAGAAGTAGAGCTCGATGTGGACGACACATCATCGCCAAAGCTGGAAGTATCAATTGCTATATCGGCGACGCCAATTCCAGGGGAATTTTTGGCTAATGAGACCGTTGCGGAAGAAGATCCATTATCAACAGCTGAAGAGTTAATACGGAACGTAGAGCAAGAGGAAGTACCGGAAGTAGCTCAACAACCGGAGCCCGAAAAGGAAGTAGAGCAACCGCAGCAAGTGGAACAGCAAGTAGAGCAACAAGCGCAAGTCGCAATAGAACAGGCAGATGAGGAAATGTCAGAGTCGCAACCGGACGCAAATCAAGACTTGGATCAACAACAGACGTCTGAACAGAACATAGAGCAACAGCAGGTGTTAGACGTGGACGTGGACATGGGCGCGGAACAGGAACCGCATGTGGAGGAACAGAAGGAAAATGAATTGGAGCCAGATGTAGAGGGAGAACTGACGTCGGAACAAAGGCGTAAGGgttccagcagcaacaagtcaCTATTCCGCAACTTTAACAAGTTTTGCAATAAGTTGAAGAGTCGTGGAAGTCGCTCATCTACGTCGAGCAGCACCAATAGCATCGGAAGTGCTAGCGGCAGTAACGTCAAGGGCAAACCCTCAAATTCACCCGACCACAGCTCCCTCGAATGCGAAGTTCCCGAACTAAATTCCCAACCTGAAGTGATAGTCGACCTGCCATCAGCGCCTACGGTATCGCCATCTGAAACCGAAATAATCCCCATACAGTATATGATTTGTGTGCAGAATGTTGCATTCCGTTTGCGAGGCTCACCGACCCTGAAGCCTGCTTATTATTGCCGAGTTCCAGACTGCTTGTTTCTCTTCTCGAATGAGATAGAAGGTCTGGAAAATCATTTTACACGCAGTCATCCGTCGCTGCGTTGGAACGGCAGCTGTACTGAGTGCAGTCTACCCGTCAAGGAAGTGCCCGATAATTTGACCATTCGCGAGGAGCTGCGGCATATGGTGCAAGTGCATGTGGATGAAATTGGGGCGCATAAGCCACCGGAGCCGGCTGTTGAAGATGCGCCACCAGAACCTGTGCTGCCCAAGCTGCGTGTGCGTCGTTTTACGGGAGATCGTTTAGTCCCAGAGGCCGACCAAGCAATCGAATCGGAAGCTGTGCCCCGAGAACTTGTTGACGAGAATACAACGCTTAGGAGTTTGTTACTCGCCCAATCCCGTCCGCCAAgtcaccagcaacaacagctgaacGCCGCCGGTGTCGGAGAGTTTCTGTGCGCCAAGACACCGTCAACGACTGTGGATGTGGCCGATGTTATAAATCGCGACTCGGAATTGGGACTCCAAATCAATCATGTATACAGTCTCGCCGATACATCCATTCCTCTCATAACGGGCGAGACGGTGCCATTGCCTGTAGCCACTAATGATGACTACGTGATTACACAGAGCCTTACCCAAAACTATGAGGGTCCCATTCCGACGGAGATCAACATATCTATTGAACCCCGACTGACAAGTTCACCACCAAGGAACGATCGCACACAAATCGCTGGCAACCGATTCCGTTGTATGGCGCCAAATTGCAATTACTGCTCCCACACAGTTATGTGCATACGGGAGCACATGAAGTTCCACAGCTTCAGTTTCGGACCGAAGGACTATCTGCAGTGCTCCTATTGCAGTCATGTCGGCAAGGATGTCGACGAATATGTTCAGCATGGTGTTCTCCAGCACGGTTTGGCCAGTCGCGAGGAGCTGCAGGAACCCAATTTGTCCACCTCTGTGGCATTAAGTCAACGCATACGAGATGTGCTCAAGGAACGACGTGCTCCATTGGCACTCAGCACAAGCGCAGCAACCGCGAGCGACACTAATCAAACGAGTAATCTAACAACGCTAGAGGAAGCAACGGCGAATGCGGCggaagcaaacaacaatacTTCCATCTGTGCTATATTCGACGAACTACTTAAGGACACAGGATTTACCG ACGACAGACTTTATGCGTGTCCCTTTAAGGGATGCAATGTCAATCTGACCGAGGAGGCATTTGTCAACCATGTGCGTTACCACAAGAGCAGCAATCCGAATGCAGGTCCATTGATCTGCAAATTCTGCAGCCAGATGTTCGAGAAACCCATAGCACTGCGATCCCATCTGCAGCACATGCATCACCGTCACGAATACTTTTGCAGCATTTGCCTTGAGACGACAGTGGATCAACGTTTAATGCTACATCACGTGCGTGCCATGCACAATTCGGAATTCCAGAAGCTAAACTGTCAGCAAATCTTCCTCGACCTCACGGCCGCATTCGATGCGGTTGCAATGCCCAAGTGTTGGCTTAGCGCCATGGAGCAACCGTTTCTTCAGAAGCAAATGGAGAATTTCCTTGGCCGTTTGATCGAGGAGTTGCGTTTGCGACGCACTAGAAACAAATTGATCTACAAGCCAAGTGAAATGCATCTGATTGCCAAGACACATCTGATTTCCAAGACACATGGTGGCGGCCAAGGACAGTTGCAGTGTGGAGAATGTCAGCATTTAACCTATTCCAAGGATCTCTATAATCATCTGCAGCAGCATAGGGAGTTAGCGGTACGTTTAGCGTATCCCCCCGAAGAAGCGATACCGGATGTTCGGCAACCCAACCAACAGGAGCTCATCACCACAGTCGAGGCATCGACATCATCCCAAAGCGTAGCTCAGCCAAATGCCGACGAGGTTGAGTTGGCTATTGCGCCGGCAAAGTTGCCGGTAGCTGGAAGACAAACGGTGGTCACGCCACGCTTTCACTTTGTGCCCAAGGAGGTGCGCTACAAGTGCGGTGTACCCGACTGTGGCCAGCATTTCGACACAGAGCTGGGGTTGAGCCAGCATCTGAGCACTCAGCACAGCTATGGAGATTGCTTTAAGTGTCCGCATTGTCGCTATGAGGATCATCTACTAATACTGGAGAAGGTACTGGAACATTTGAAGTATCATAAGCGATACGTCTACCAATGCGGTGCGTGCAGCTCGTTTGCGCCAAAACGCTCCATAGTTGATCGCCATATTCACAACAAGCATCCCTCAAAGTTTGGCGCTGATGTCGATGTGATTATCCATAAGCGTGATGATTTGACAATGCACACCAAGCTAGCGGCAGTTCGTTGGTTCAAGTCGT TGAATCTGCCGCACACTTCGTCCGATGAATGGTTCTGTAATCTATGCCACGCTGTGCTCGCCACCGAGCAACAGATGATTAGGCACACGGCGGTGGCACACCAGCGTATGTATCAGTACTGCTGTCCGTATTGCGAATACGGCTACAAGGACCTCACGAGAATCATACTTCACATACGTCGTAGCCATGCCAGTAAACGCATCCAGCCGCTGCAATGTTATCTGCGCATCAAGTGCAAAAATCGCCAGACACTCGGTTTTATTTGCAACACATGCCATGAGCCGACCAACAGCTTACACAAGATGGGCAATCACTGTCTGCAGGCCCATTTAAATCGCTTTCAGTACAAGTGTCGCCACTGCGACTTTGGACACTCTCAGATCCGCCCCGTCGCCGTTCATATGACGCAGGAACATCCCGGATTGCCAGGTCTACCCATTCAGCAGTTCGATCGCTTGTCCAACGACATGCCCGACGATGACTTTTGGAACATGGCCCAAATATTTGCGTCAAAGGGTCACGTTGAGCCATCTGAGGCAATCTCTTCCAATAACCATGCGCAGGCCGTTCAGATTTTTGAACCCATCGAGTTGTCGTCGGATGAAGAGGATGACCAAACGAATAACGCTGCGTCTGCTCAG aAGCAGTACGAGTTCGCGTGCTCGCATTGCACGGAGACGCGTCACAACATTGACGAACTGAGATCGCAACACTGGGCGATCAAGCATCCCGAGCATCCCTTCTACTTCTGTGTGCAACCGCAGCTGTGCTGTCCGGTGTGCTACGGCTTCAAGGGGAGTGCCAAAGCACTGCTGGAGGAGCACTTGCCGAATGTCCATCATCGCCGCACGTTGGTGGCCTGCGATGTGCGTCAAATGCGCGAATGCGGCTACTGCAACAAGACGTACAAAGAGTGGCCAGAGTTGGTGCAACACATGACAATCGAGGCGCATCTGGCCAACGATCTAAAGAATCTAACAGATGGTGAACTCAACGAACTGATCGAAATGGGAAGCACCGAGAACGAGTATTATCAATGTAATCTGTGTCGGGTGTTGATGCCATCGAATGTGGCAATTGCGCTACACGGAACCGTGGAGCATTCGGATGTAGAGGACACATTTAGCTTTCGACTGGTAAAGAACGCGATTATCTATCACTGTTCGTTCTGCATGTACGCCTCGGTGGATGAGTTGGAAACGTTGCGTCACATGCTCGATCATTGCAAACGCTTTGGCACCTGCCACTTGTGCGCCGAGCACTTGAACAGCGGATTCGATGAGTATATACAGCACTGCTATTCGAGTCATCGCGATCAAGTGGATAACTTTGATGTCATCCATCCGTATGATGAAATGAAGAAGTTCCTTATGCAAGTGCTGTATCAATTCCAAAACGGACTCATCATCAGCAAGAGCAGCTTACGCGACACTCGCTTCAGTCACGAACGTGCCATCCATCAGCTATACAACGAGCTCCGCAGCAAGGCGGCCAAACCGCCAATACCGCGAATGCTTTTCAGTCAGCTGCAGTCACGTCATGTCACCGCCACGCTGCAGTTGaacacaacgacgacgacgacaccgACGGCGATGCCTCGAATTCAACAACGTCGCAAGACATTGAATCCTAACGATATGCAGCAGTTGttcacacaacaacaacaacaacagctggcgGCGCGTCACGTCAACAAACCCAACGTAATCTGGCACACGTCGTTTACAGGAAAATCAGCAACTCCttcccagcagcagcagcagcaaatccAAATCCTGCCAACTTCCTCGACTGCCGTCGCTCCCCCCAAGCCGCTGCCCATTCTGCAACGCATCGCCAAGCGACGCAACACTTATGTGGACCCCGGAATGTTTTTAGCCAAACGTCCTTGTTTGCAATAG